In the genome of Shewanella glacialimarina, one region contains:
- a CDS encoding PfaB family protein, which translates to MSTDLTDNSLAGRALTSAELAQAVKQRHTMPLRIAVLLNAPKVMAQTEIQFVSLDETNQLGFEQALADTAERLTSVQPANVIINLADKLWLMPALTAARNSVHPHAVINGVGIAENSIEAINQALAHAKRDHVQPVVQTVKAGSARHKLNQLHGLVTSMATRQLPVASCLASSRASEQGYWFCEFHQSRVAAFTSSMCANSHQAVILTQGTGLITAKPLLNTSRLWLPIGAISIDDLQAQLASLALLLSRLASDSSNDIALLELIKQQLIGYQAKSAINSLSAVVMASSYEALCVEVNTMLNAVSHTDSTDIHSPINYKTPAGSAFTHQPLGENGLSFVYPGVGTVYPNMFKHLGHTFPALYSELEKKGDLQAMLQSQLIYSTEDTATAQSMSLSELAISGVGASYMLTKLLEKEFNIKPKLALGYSMGEASMWASLNVWQQPHSLIDATQTSSLFTQDISGPLLCVRQDWQLDVSDATKGEDIVWNSFITRATPEELAPHLNDYPRAYIAIIQGDTCVVAGCETSCKAMLKQAGKRGIASNKVTAMHTPPAMQIIEQVKQFYHQPLMADLPNDIRFITATEAEPIVLSPDAIAQSIADTFCHQLDFTQLIAKACQHGSRLFVEIGADRQTSTLIDKILTSQLADKQVNQDSFSAQAIAVNAKGADENISLLKCLGQLLTHQVPMSFTPFIDSIDCAISQELARKVEKLAVLVDPILSSQAPHPISEGEPH; encoded by the coding sequence TTGAGTACTGACTTAACAGATAACTCATTAGCTGGCCGCGCATTAACTAGCGCAGAACTGGCACAAGCAGTTAAGCAACGCCACACTATGCCACTGCGCATAGCGGTGTTGCTTAACGCGCCTAAGGTGATGGCTCAAACTGAGATCCAGTTTGTTAGCCTTGATGAAACAAATCAGCTTGGGTTTGAACAAGCCCTTGCTGATACAGCAGAGCGTCTAACCAGTGTCCAGCCGGCAAATGTGATCATTAATTTAGCAGACAAGTTATGGTTAATGCCTGCACTGACAGCAGCAAGAAACAGCGTTCATCCACATGCAGTAATAAACGGTGTCGGGATTGCTGAAAATAGTATTGAAGCCATTAATCAAGCTTTAGCGCATGCTAAACGGGATCACGTTCAGCCTGTGGTGCAAACCGTTAAAGCAGGATCGGCCAGACATAAGCTTAATCAACTTCATGGCTTAGTCACTTCTATGGCGACAAGGCAGCTTCCAGTTGCTAGCTGCTTAGCCTCTTCAAGAGCTAGCGAACAAGGTTATTGGTTTTGCGAGTTTCATCAAAGCCGAGTGGCTGCTTTTACTAGCTCTATGTGCGCTAACTCGCATCAAGCAGTCATTTTAACCCAGGGCACAGGGCTGATTACTGCCAAGCCTTTACTCAATACTTCACGATTATGGCTGCCTATTGGCGCAATATCGATTGATGATTTACAAGCCCAGTTAGCGTCATTAGCACTATTGCTGAGTCGTTTAGCCAGTGACTCAAGTAATGATATTGCTTTATTGGAACTGATTAAACAGCAGCTTATTGGTTATCAAGCTAAGTCAGCAATTAACAGCTTAAGCGCTGTGGTGATGGCAAGCAGTTATGAGGCACTTTGTGTTGAAGTCAACACCATGCTTAACGCAGTAAGCCACACTGATAGTACTGATATTCACTCACCGATTAATTATAAAACGCCTGCTGGCAGTGCTTTTACTCATCAGCCCTTAGGTGAAAATGGCTTAAGTTTTGTCTATCCCGGTGTCGGCACCGTGTATCCCAATATGTTTAAACACTTGGGGCATACTTTTCCTGCGCTTTATAGTGAGCTTGAAAAAAAAGGTGATTTGCAAGCCATGTTGCAAAGTCAGCTAATCTATTCGACAGAAGATACGGCAACGGCACAGAGCATGAGTTTATCTGAACTGGCTATTTCAGGTGTTGGCGCCAGTTATATGCTGACCAAGTTGTTAGAAAAAGAATTTAACATCAAGCCTAAATTGGCCTTGGGTTATTCGATGGGTGAAGCCTCAATGTGGGCTAGCCTTAATGTGTGGCAGCAGCCCCACAGTTTAATTGATGCCACCCAAACAAGTTCATTATTCACCCAGGATATTTCAGGGCCATTACTGTGTGTTAGACAAGATTGGCAGCTTGATGTGTCAGACGCCACCAAAGGCGAAGACATTGTCTGGAACAGCTTTATTACTCGGGCAACACCAGAAGAGTTAGCGCCACACCTTAACGATTACCCTAGGGCATACATTGCTATTATTCAGGGCGATACCTGTGTGGTTGCGGGGTGTGAAACCAGCTGTAAAGCCATGCTCAAACAAGCGGGTAAACGGGGTATTGCATCCAATAAAGTCACCGCAATGCACACGCCCCCGGCGATGCAAATTATTGAGCAGGTAAAGCAGTTTTATCATCAGCCTCTGATGGCGGACTTACCCAATGACATCCGCTTTATCACAGCAACAGAAGCTGAGCCAATAGTGTTAAGCCCGGATGCTATAGCCCAATCAATTGCCGATACTTTTTGTCATCAATTGGATTTTACCCAGTTAATTGCCAAGGCTTGTCAGCACGGCAGCAGGCTATTTGTTGAAATTGGCGCGGACAGACAAACTAGCACACTAATCGATAAAATTTTAACCAGCCAGCTTGCTGACAAACAGGTTAATCAAGACAGCTTTTCAGCCCAAGCTATTGCCGTTAATGCCAAAGGTGCGGATGAAAATATCAGTTTATTGAAATGCCTAGGCCAATTGTTAACTCATCAAGTCCCTATGTCATTTACCCCTTTTATCGACAGCATTGATTGTGCCATCTCACAAGAGCTAGCACGAAAAGTCGAAAAACTAGCGGTTCTTGTTGATCCGATTTTATCGTCTCAGGCACCTCACCCTATTTCAGAAGGAGAACCTCATTGA
- a CDS encoding hotdog fold thioesterase — protein MSSHNAPKIAIVGLANQYPDADTPAKFWQNLLDKKDSRSQISDQKLNATPSDYTGVQGQSDRFYCDKGGYIENFSFNANGYHVPASAFDGLDDSFLWATDTARNALNDAGISLNDSRLSRTGIVMGTLSFPTAKSNELFVPLYHGAVEKALQVKLAQPNFVLQGFGNEQSAGNKPAEPINYRNGAIAHNASKLVADALGLGAAQLSLDAACASSVYALKLACDYLHTGKADIMLAGAVSGADPFFINMGFSIFHAYPDHGISAPFDSNSKGLFAGEGAGVLVLKRLDDAQRDGDHIYALVSGIGLSNDGKGQFVLSPNSKGQVLSFERAYREADIAPASIEVIECHATGTPLGDKVELTSMERFFEDKLNGSATPLIGSAKSNLGHLLTAAGMPGIMKMIFAMRQGVLPPSINISSPIASPNQLFGQQTLPNEVLPWPDKAGNTARHAGVSVFGFGGCNAHLLIESYDNNAINHDLTHTPATKQDTLNAANTPLNITGMAAHFGQASNINALADKIAQQQPLMTDLPAKRWKGLNNHPELLAKHGLYSVPQGAYIEQFDFDFLRFKVPPNEDDRLISQQLLLMKVADEAIVDAKLKPGSKVAVLVAMETELELHQFRGRVNLHSQIAQSLKAQGVVLTDNEYHALEAIAMDSVLDAAKLNQYTSFIGNIMASRISSLWDFNGPAFTISAGEQSVSRCIDVAQNLFALGSIQEPLDAVIIAAVDLSGSIENMLLKNSCLSASGIQASDIATSPWHVGEGAGAIVLQTKTANTSLTDNSYASIDSLQFSSHYCANNISANVFAKPTNLIELNQSPESRFDVAGQALFSQLASGTTMLTQAQDIMGHSFAASGMASMLHALIKMSQLNVSAGANAANTSANHASAKIVTVSENQCSNIDLSVSQPQQQALTHRLSAPLAQQLSHTIATGSKLSLIKQVSLGGRDIYQHIIDTPIASIDSIKAKCAHIAPQPKAATSVTVVPMTNTLSTTKNAPSTETTHTIMPNLKPASPALNSANSSNAAFTQSVPPAHLNAFQQNQWLAQQAHLAFLKSRDAGLKVADTLLKQQLAQVNSQQNVYPSSPVLAQPLQQQAQAVNVLAQPVPQTALTPNHAKVPAYTAPIPADKPCIWNYADLVEYAEGDIAKVFGQDYAIIDGYKRRVRLPTTDYLLVSRVTKLDATMNQYKPCSMTTEYDIPVDAPYLVDGQIPWAVAVESGQCDLMLISYLGIDFENKGERVYRLLDCTLTFLADLPRGGDTLRYDIKINNFASNGDTLLFFFSYECFVGDKMILKMDGGCAGFFTDKELADGKGVIHTEDEIKNRLSVMNNPNKPRFEPLLHCAQTAFNYGQIHHLLNGDIGSCFGGAHVSHQLENGLQPSLCFASEKFLMIEQVSKLDVRGGAWGLGLIEGHKQLAPDHWYFPCHFQGDQVMAGSLMAEGCGQLLQFFMLHIGMHTQVSNGRFQPLENASQKVRCRGQVLPQHGELTYRMEVTEIGTSPRPYAKANIDILLNGRVVVDFQNLGVMIKEESECTLYPLLSSAATSANIPVNKAPLMAQEPDLSAPTNKGVIPLKHVEAPRVAADSKYANRVPDTVPFTPYHMFEFATGNIEKCFGPDFSIYRGLIPPRTPCGDLQLTTRVVEINCKRGELKKPSSCIAEYEVPADAWYFAKNSHQAVMPYSVLMEISLQPNGFISGYMGTTLGFPGQELFFRNLDGGGKLLRHVDLRGKTIVNDSKLLSTVIAGSNIIQSFTFELSVDNEPFYTGSAVFGYFKGDALKNQLGIDNGRITQPWHIDNNVAADISVNLLDKTSRVFNAPTRQPHYRLAGGQLNFIDKAEIVETGGKYGKGYLAASRTIDPSDWFFQFHFHQDPVMPGSLGVEAVIELMQTYAISTDLGKGFTNPKFGQILSDIKWKYRGQINPLNKQMSLDVHISAVKDEDGKRIIIGDANLSKDGLRIYEVKDIAICIEEA, from the coding sequence TTGAGTTCTCATAATGCCCCCAAAATTGCCATAGTCGGCCTTGCTAATCAGTATCCTGATGCGGACACGCCGGCTAAGTTTTGGCAAAACTTATTAGATAAAAAAGACTCACGTAGTCAAATCAGCGATCAAAAACTGAATGCAACGCCCAGTGATTACACAGGCGTGCAAGGTCAGTCTGACCGCTTTTATTGCGACAAAGGCGGCTACATTGAAAACTTCAGTTTCAATGCCAATGGTTACCATGTGCCAGCCAGTGCATTTGACGGTTTAGATGACAGTTTTTTATGGGCCACAGACACTGCGCGTAATGCCTTAAATGATGCGGGCATATCGTTAAACGATAGCCGCTTATCACGCACCGGTATTGTGATGGGCACGCTGTCATTCCCTACGGCTAAGTCCAATGAGCTGTTTGTGCCGCTTTATCACGGCGCTGTTGAAAAAGCCTTACAGGTAAAACTTGCCCAGCCTAATTTTGTGCTGCAAGGTTTTGGCAATGAGCAGAGTGCTGGTAATAAACCGGCTGAGCCAATCAATTATCGAAATGGTGCTATTGCCCACAATGCTTCAAAATTGGTTGCCGATGCACTGGGTTTAGGCGCAGCGCAATTAAGCTTAGATGCCGCCTGTGCAAGTTCTGTTTATGCCTTAAAACTGGCGTGTGATTACTTGCACACAGGCAAGGCAGATATCATGCTAGCGGGTGCAGTATCAGGCGCCGACCCTTTCTTTATCAACATGGGTTTCTCGATTTTTCACGCCTACCCAGACCACGGCATTTCAGCGCCGTTTGATAGTAACAGCAAAGGCTTATTTGCCGGTGAAGGTGCGGGTGTATTAGTACTCAAACGGCTTGACGATGCTCAGCGTGATGGCGACCATATTTATGCACTCGTTAGCGGTATTGGCTTGTCAAACGACGGAAAAGGTCAGTTTGTACTAAGCCCAAATAGCAAAGGTCAGGTGTTGTCATTTGAGCGCGCTTATCGTGAAGCTGACATAGCGCCTGCCAGCATTGAAGTGATTGAATGCCATGCCACCGGCACGCCTTTGGGTGACAAGGTCGAGCTGACCTCCATGGAGCGCTTCTTTGAAGATAAGCTTAATGGCAGCGCAACCCCATTAATTGGTTCAGCTAAATCTAACTTAGGCCATTTACTTACCGCCGCAGGTATGCCGGGGATCATGAAAATGATTTTCGCCATGCGCCAAGGTGTGTTGCCGCCAAGTATCAATATCAGCAGCCCTATCGCCTCGCCGAATCAATTGTTTGGTCAGCAAACCTTGCCTAATGAAGTGTTACCTTGGCCAGACAAAGCTGGCAATACAGCGCGTCATGCTGGGGTGTCGGTATTTGGCTTTGGTGGTTGTAACGCGCATTTATTGATTGAATCTTATGATAACAATGCGATTAATCATGATTTAACACATACGCCGGCTACCAAACAAGACACGTTAAACGCTGCTAACACGCCGCTTAACATTACCGGTATGGCTGCCCATTTTGGCCAAGCCAGCAACATTAATGCACTGGCAGACAAGATAGCTCAGCAACAACCTTTGATGACAGACTTACCTGCTAAACGCTGGAAAGGGTTAAATAATCATCCCGAGTTATTAGCAAAACACGGTCTGTACTCTGTTCCCCAAGGCGCTTATATTGAACAGTTTGACTTTGATTTTTTGCGCTTTAAAGTGCCGCCAAATGAAGATGACAGATTAATATCACAGCAACTGTTATTAATGAAAGTGGCCGATGAAGCCATCGTGGACGCCAAACTTAAACCTGGCAGTAAAGTCGCGGTATTGGTGGCGATGGAAACTGAGCTTGAACTGCATCAGTTCCGTGGCCGCGTTAATCTGCATAGCCAAATAGCCCAAAGCCTTAAAGCACAGGGTGTTGTGCTAACAGATAATGAATACCACGCCCTTGAAGCTATTGCCATGGACAGTGTATTAGATGCCGCTAAGCTGAATCAATATACCAGTTTTATCGGCAATATTATGGCGTCGCGGATTTCATCATTGTGGGACTTTAATGGTCCGGCCTTTACTATTTCAGCTGGCGAGCAATCTGTGAGTCGCTGTATTGATGTGGCACAAAATCTGTTTGCCTTAGGCTCAATTCAAGAGCCACTAGACGCTGTGATCATCGCTGCAGTAGATTTGTCGGGCAGTATTGAAAATATGCTACTTAAAAATAGCTGCTTATCTGCATCAGGTATTCAGGCAAGCGATATTGCTACTAGCCCTTGGCATGTTGGCGAAGGTGCTGGAGCAATTGTATTGCAGACAAAAACGGCCAATACCAGCTTAACTGACAACAGTTACGCCAGTATCGACAGTTTGCAATTTAGTAGCCACTATTGCGCCAATAATATCAGTGCTAACGTGTTTGCTAAGCCGACTAATTTGATTGAACTTAATCAATCTCCTGAAAGCCGTTTCGATGTTGCTGGCCAAGCATTGTTTAGCCAATTAGCATCTGGCACAACAATGCTAACCCAAGCGCAAGATATCATGGGACACAGCTTTGCGGCATCCGGCATGGCCAGTATGCTGCATGCTTTAATTAAGATGAGTCAGTTAAATGTCAGTGCTGGCGCTAATGCGGCTAATACAAGTGCAAACCATGCTAGTGCTAAAATCGTCACGGTAAGTGAAAACCAGTGTTCAAACATTGATTTATCGGTATCTCAGCCACAGCAACAAGCGCTAACACATCGTTTGAGTGCGCCCCTTGCTCAGCAGCTATCGCACACAATCGCGACTGGCAGCAAATTAAGTTTAATCAAGCAAGTCAGCCTTGGCGGACGAGATATTTATCAACATATTATCGATACACCAATAGCATCAATTGATAGCATTAAAGCTAAATGTGCCCATATTGCTCCGCAACCAAAGGCAGCGACATCCGTCACAGTAGTTCCTATGACAAACACGCTATCGACAACAAAAAATGCGCCCTCAACAGAGACGACACACACTATTATGCCTAATCTAAAACCGGCTTCTCCTGCACTAAACTCTGCAAACTCTTCAAACGCTGCGTTTACCCAGAGTGTGCCACCAGCCCATTTAAATGCTTTTCAGCAAAACCAGTGGCTAGCGCAACAAGCACATTTGGCGTTTTTAAAAAGCCGTGATGCAGGCCTTAAAGTCGCTGATACCTTACTAAAGCAGCAGTTAGCTCAGGTTAATAGCCAGCAAAATGTTTACCCATCAAGCCCTGTACTTGCTCAACCTTTACAACAGCAAGCTCAAGCGGTAAACGTATTAGCCCAACCTGTGCCACAAACGGCATTAACACCCAATCATGCTAAGGTTCCCGCCTACACAGCCCCAATTCCAGCGGATAAACCGTGCATTTGGAATTACGCAGATTTAGTGGAATATGCCGAAGGGGATATCGCCAAGGTATTTGGTCAAGATTACGCCATTATTGACGGCTATAAACGTCGCGTACGTCTACCTACCACTGACTATTTATTGGTATCACGCGTCACTAAACTTGATGCAACCATGAACCAATATAAGCCCTGTTCAATGACCACTGAATATGACATCCCAGTGGACGCCCCTTATTTAGTCGATGGTCAAATCCCTTGGGCGGTCGCGGTTGAATCTGGTCAATGTGACCTGATGTTGATTAGCTATTTAGGCATCGACTTTGAAAATAAAGGCGAGCGTGTTTATCGCTTATTAGATTGCACCCTGACCTTCTTGGCTGATTTACCTCGCGGCGGCGACACTCTGCGTTACGACATTAAAATCAATAACTTTGCTAGCAATGGCGACACCCTACTGTTCTTCTTCTCTTACGAATGTTTCGTTGGCGATAAGATGATTTTGAAAATGGATGGCGGCTGTGCAGGCTTCTTTACTGACAAAGAACTCGCAGACGGAAAAGGCGTAATTCACACTGAAGATGAAATCAAAAACCGTCTTAGCGTGATGAACAATCCTAACAAACCGCGTTTTGAACCACTGCTACATTGTGCTCAAACAGCGTTTAACTATGGTCAAATTCATCATTTACTCAATGGCGATATCGGTAGTTGTTTTGGCGGCGCCCATGTTAGCCACCAGCTAGAAAATGGATTACAGCCATCGTTATGTTTCGCCTCTGAAAAATTCTTAATGATTGAGCAAGTGAGCAAGTTAGATGTCCGTGGCGGTGCTTGGGGCTTAGGCTTAATTGAAGGCCATAAACAATTGGCACCGGATCACTGGTATTTTCCATGCCACTTCCAAGGCGATCAGGTCATGGCTGGATCATTAATGGCCGAAGGCTGTGGTCAGTTATTACAGTTCTTTATGTTGCATATCGGCATGCACACACAAGTGAGTAATGGTCGTTTCCAACCACTTGAAAATGCTTCGCAAAAAGTACGTTGTCGCGGACAAGTATTACCGCAACATGGCGAATTAACTTATCGCATGGAAGTCACTGAAATTGGCACTAGCCCTCGCCCATACGCAAAAGCCAACATTGATATTTTGCTTAATGGCAGAGTGGTTGTCGATTTCCAAAACTTAGGCGTAATGATTAAAGAAGAAAGCGAATGTACTCTTTACCCGCTTTTATCTTCAGCGGCCACGAGTGCGAATATCCCCGTAAATAAAGCGCCATTGATGGCACAAGAGCCGGATTTAAGTGCGCCAACCAATAAAGGGGTTATTCCGCTTAAGCACGTTGAAGCACCTAGAGTGGCAGCTGATTCTAAATATGCCAACCGCGTACCTGATACAGTGCCATTTACGCCTTATCATATGTTTGAATTTGCCACCGGTAACATTGAAAAATGTTTCGGCCCAGATTTCAGCATTTACCGCGGCTTAATTCCACCACGTACTCCCTGTGGTGATTTACAGCTAACCACTCGCGTCGTTGAAATTAACTGTAAACGCGGTGAGCTGAAAAAACCTTCTTCTTGTATTGCTGAATATGAAGTACCTGCAGATGCTTGGTATTTTGCTAAAAACAGTCATCAAGCAGTTATGCCGTATTCGGTGTTAATGGAAATTTCATTACAACCCAATGGCTTTATTTCTGGTTACATGGGCACCACCCTAGGCTTCCCAGGGCAAGAGCTGTTTTTCCGTAACTTAGATGGTGGCGGTAAATTGCTACGCCATGTGGATTTACGTGGTAAAACTATCGTCAACGATTCAAAGTTGTTATCAACGGTTATTGCTGGCAGTAACATTATTCAAAGCTTCACATTTGAGCTCAGCGTTGATAACGAGCCGTTTTATACTGGTAGCGCGGTTTTTGGTTACTTCAAAGGTGACGCGCTTAAAAACCAGCTTGGTATCGATAACGGTAGAATTACTCAGCCTTGGCATATCGACAATAATGTTGCCGCTGACATTAGCGTCAATTTACTCGATAAAACTTCACGGGTATTTAATGCGCCAACCCGTCAACCCCATTATCGACTAGCGGGCGGCCAACTTAACTTTATCGACAAGGCCGAAATCGTCGAGACGGGCGGCAAGTATGGTAAAGGTTATCTTGCAGCGTCACGCACTATTGACCCAAGTGATTGGTTCTTCCAATTCCACTTCCATCAAGATCCGGTAATGCCGGGTTCATTAGGTGTTGAAGCCGTGATTGAGTTAATGCAAACTTACGCCATCAGCACAGACTTAGGTAAAGGTTTCACTAACCCGAAATTTGGCCAAATTCTGTCGGACATTAAATGGAAATATCGTGGTCAAATTAACCCATTAAACAAACAAATGTCACTCGATGTGCATATCAGCGCAGTAAAAGATGAAGACGGCAAACGCATCATCATAGGCGATGCAAATCTTAGCAAAGATGGTCTGCGTATTTATGAAGTCAAAGACATCGCAATCTGTATTGAAGAAGCTTAG
- the pfaD gene encoding eicosapentaenoate synthase subunit PfaD, translating to MTTQVHNEKLSPWPWIVDSNDANFDLATIGKKLKDLSQACYLINHPEKGLGVAQHAQVITEQNDALTANNQNLPVSAFAPALGTQSLGDSNFRRVHGVKYAYYAGAMANGIASEELVIALGQAGILCSFGAAGLIPSRVEQAIKRIQAALPNGPYMFNLIHSPSEPALERGSVELFLKHKVRTVEASAFLGLTPQIVYYRAAGLSRDANGEINIANKVIAKISRTEVAIKFMEPAPEKMLQKLVDEGLITTEQMALALLVPMADDITAEADSGGHTDNRPLVTLLPTILALKDKVQAQYQYKTPIRVGCGGGVGTPDAALATFNMGAAFIVTGSINQACVEAGASEYTRKLLATTEMADVTMAPAADMFEMGVKLQVVKRGTLFPMRANKLYELYTRYDSIEAIPIDEREKLEKQVFRSSLEDIWAGTVAHFNERDPKQIERAKDNPKRKMALIFRWYLGLSSRWSNTGEVGREMDYQIWAGPSLGAFNEWAKGSYLDDYTKRNAVDLAKHMMHGAAYQARVNLLTAQGVAVPVELQRWRPQDQVK from the coding sequence ATGACAACACAAGTGCATAACGAAAAGCTTTCACCATGGCCTTGGATAGTAGATTCAAACGATGCCAATTTTGACCTTGCTACTATTGGCAAAAAACTAAAAGATTTGTCACAGGCATGCTATTTAATTAATCACCCTGAGAAAGGGTTGGGCGTGGCTCAACATGCTCAGGTGATTACTGAGCAAAATGATGCGTTAACGGCAAATAACCAAAACTTACCGGTGAGTGCGTTTGCCCCAGCCCTTGGCACCCAAAGCTTAGGTGACAGTAACTTCCGCCGGGTTCACGGGGTTAAATACGCCTATTATGCAGGTGCTATGGCCAATGGCATTGCCTCTGAAGAGTTAGTGATAGCCTTAGGCCAGGCAGGTATTTTATGCTCATTTGGTGCAGCGGGTCTTATTCCATCACGGGTTGAACAAGCCATTAAGCGCATTCAAGCAGCGCTGCCAAATGGGCCATACATGTTTAACTTAATCCACAGCCCAAGCGAGCCCGCATTAGAGCGCGGCAGTGTGGAATTATTTTTAAAGCACAAAGTGCGTACCGTTGAGGCATCAGCCTTTTTAGGCTTAACCCCACAAATTGTGTACTACCGCGCCGCCGGATTAAGCCGTGATGCAAATGGCGAGATTAATATCGCCAATAAAGTGATAGCTAAAATTAGCCGCACCGAAGTGGCGATTAAATTTATGGAGCCGGCTCCTGAAAAAATGCTCCAAAAACTGGTTGATGAAGGCTTAATTACCACTGAACAAATGGCACTCGCGCTACTTGTGCCGATGGCTGATGATATTACTGCAGAAGCCGATTCTGGCGGCCATACCGACAATCGTCCTTTGGTGACGTTATTGCCGACTATTTTGGCACTTAAAGACAAGGTCCAAGCGCAATATCAATATAAAACACCAATTCGTGTCGGTTGTGGTGGCGGTGTGGGTACACCCGATGCTGCGCTTGCTACATTTAACATGGGCGCAGCTTTTATTGTGACCGGTTCAATCAACCAGGCTTGTGTTGAAGCTGGCGCGAGTGAATATACCCGTAAACTTTTGGCTACCACCGAAATGGCCGATGTGACTATGGCACCAGCGGCAGATATGTTCGAAATGGGCGTTAAGCTGCAAGTGGTAAAACGCGGCACCTTGTTTCCGATGCGAGCCAACAAATTGTATGAACTTTATACGCGTTATGACTCTATCGAAGCGATCCCTATTGATGAGCGTGAAAAGCTTGAAAAACAAGTGTTCCGCTCAAGCCTAGAGGACATTTGGGCTGGGACTGTGGCGCACTTTAATGAACGTGACCCTAAGCAAATAGAGCGTGCTAAAGATAATCCAAAACGAAAAATGGCATTGATTTTCCGTTGGTATTTAGGGCTATCTAGCCGCTGGTCAAATACCGGAGAAGTGGGCCGTGAAATGGACTACCAAATTTGGGCAGGTCCTTCATTAGGTGCGTTCAATGAATGGGCGAAAGGCAGTTATTTAGATGATTATACCAAGCGAAATGCGGTAGACTTAGCCAAACACATGATGCACGGCGCCGCATACCAAGCCCGAGTTAACTTACTTACCGCCCAAGGTGTGGCTGTTCCAGTTGAATTACAACGCTGGCGCCCACAGGATCAGGTGAAATAG
- a CDS encoding type 2 periplasmic-binding domain-containing protein codes for MKYRFMLALAAIVFCGESFAQTEDYQFASIESLFEQQVGAKVLPVIYSKLGLTISIAPMPGKRAQREAVSGHKDGEIMRIWNYGEENPTLIRVPTPYYQLETMAFVHKDNHIVLTSQADLSKYSLLRVRGVKHTNIITADLRNVFDYNNTQTMMQALYYNPSSVALTNTADGLYAIKKLNIDYVKALPPALATLDLYHYVNQ; via the coding sequence ATGAAGTATCGTTTTATGTTAGCCCTTGCCGCGATAGTTTTTTGCGGCGAAAGCTTTGCTCAAACTGAAGATTATCAGTTTGCCTCGATAGAATCCTTATTTGAACAACAGGTCGGAGCAAAAGTATTGCCGGTCATTTATTCAAAACTGGGATTAACCATTAGCATCGCTCCGATGCCAGGCAAGCGCGCCCAACGTGAGGCTGTATCAGGTCATAAAGATGGCGAAATAATGCGAATATGGAATTATGGCGAAGAAAACCCCACCTTGATCCGTGTACCTACTCCTTACTATCAATTAGAGACTATGGCGTTTGTACATAAAGATAATCACATTGTATTAACGTCTCAGGCTGACTTATCTAAGTATAGCTTGCTAAGAGTAAGGGGCGTTAAGCACACTAATATCATTACAGCTGATTTAAGAAACGTATTTGATTACAATAATACTCAAACTATGATGCAGGCTCTGTATTATAACCCCTCTAGTGTTGCACTTACTAATACAGCTGATGGCTTATACGCGATAAAAAAATTAAATATCGATTATGTCAAAGCCTTACCGCCAGCCTTAGCAACATTGGACTTATATCATTACGTTAATCAATAG